The Streptomyces sp. V3I7 genome segment GTACCGGACCAGGTGAAGACGCGGACGCTCGGCGAGGAGACGCACCGCGTTTTCCGCGCCCGGGTGGTCAACCCCCGCTGGATGGCGGCGATGCGGCGTCACGGCTACAAGGGCGCCTTCGAGATGGCGGCGACCGTGGATTACCTGTTCGGGTACGACGCCACGGCGGGGGTCGTGGACGACTGGATGTACGAGAAGTTGTCGGCGGAGTACGTCTTCGACGCCGAGAACCGGGACTTCATGACGAAGTCCAACCCCTGGGCCCTGCGGGGCATCACCGAGCGGCTGCTGGAGGCGGCGGACCGGGGGCTGTGGGCCGAACCCGACGCGGACACGCTGGAGCGGCTGCGGGCCACCTACCTGGAGCTGGAAGGCGACTTGGAGGGCGACGAGAAGTGACCACCCCCTTTCCGTTCACGGCCGTCGTCGGCCAGGACGATCTGCGGCTCGCGCTGCTGCTGAACGCGGTCTCGCCAGCGGTCGGCGGCGTCCTCGTACGCGGCGAGAAGGGAACCGCCAAGTCCACGGCCGTACGCGCCCTTTCGGCACTGCTGCCGGAGGTCGACGTCGTCTCCGGGTGCCGCTTCTCCTGCGACCCGGCCTCCCCCGACCCCGGCTGCCCGGACGGCCCGCACGAGTCGGGTGCCTCCGGGCCCCGGCCGGCCCGTATGGTCGAACTGCCCGTCGGCGCCTCCGAGGACAGGCTGGTCGGCGCGCTCGACATCGAGCGGGCGCTCGCGGAGGGCGTGAAGGCCTTCGAACCGGGCCTGCTGGCCGACGCGCACCGCGGGATCCTGTACGTCGACGAGGTCAACCTCCTCCACGACCACCTCGTGGACCTGCTGCTGGACGCCGCCGCGATGGGCGCCTCCTATGTCGAGCGCGAGGGTGTCTCCGTACGGCATGCGGCGCGGTTCCTGCTGGTCGGGACGATGAACCCCGAAGAGGGCGAACTGCGGCCGCAGTTGCTCGACCGGTTCGGGCTGACCGTCGAGGTCGCCGCTTCGCGTGAGCCGGATCAGCGGGTGGAGGTCGTGCGGCGGCGGCTGGCGTACGACGACGATCCCGCCGGTTTCGCGGCCCGCTGGGCCGACGAGGAGGCCGCCGTCCGGCAACGGATCGTCGCGGCCAGGGAGTTGCTGCCGACGGTGCGGCTCGGTGACGGGGCGCTGCGGCAGATCGCGGCGACCTGTGCCGCCTTCGAGGTCGACGGCATGCGCGCCGACATCGTGATGGCCCGCACCGCCACCGCGCTGGCCGCCTGGGCGGGACGGACCGACGTGCTCGCCGAGGACGTACGGCAGGCCGCGCTGCTCGCGCTGCCGCACCGCAGGCGCCGTAACCCCTTCGACGCTCCGGGACTTGACGAGGACAAGCTGGACGAGACCCTGGAGGAGTTCTCCGGGAACGGGGACGGGAACGGGGAGGGGGACGACGATCCCGACCCCGGTCCGGACGGGCCCGGCGGGGGCGGCGGGCAGCCTGCGCCCGACGAGGGGCCGCAGGGCGGGGACACCGGAGCGCAGCCGGAGGCCGGTGAGGGCGGCGAGCCGCAGGCGACAGGCGCCTCCGAGCAGTCCCCGGCGCGCGCCTGCGAACCCTTCCGCGCCAAGGTGCTGAGCGTGCCCGGGATCGGCGAGGGTGCCGCCGGACGCCGCTCCCGCGCGAGGACCGAGCACGGGCGGACCACGGGGGCCCGGCGCCCCCAAGGTGCCCTCACCAAGCTGCACTTGGCGGCGACCGTACAGGCGGCGGCGCCGCATCAGCGGGCGCGGGGCCGGTCGGGTCCCGGGCTGGTCGTCCGCCGGGACGATCTGCGGCAGGCCACCCGCGAGGGACGCGAGGGCAACCTCGTGCTGTTCGTGGTCGACGCCTCCGGCTCGATGGCGGCGCGGCAGCGGATGAGCGCCGTGAAGGGTGCCGTGCTGTCGCTGCTGCTGGACGCCTATCAGCGGCGGGACAAGGTGGGGCTGGTGACCTTCCGGGGGTCGGCCGCCGATGTCGCGCTGCCGCCCACCTCCTCCGTCGATGCCGCCGCCGCGCGGCTGGAGTCGCTGCCGACCGGCGGTCGTACGCCGCTGGCCGCCGGACTGCTCAGGGCGCACGAGGTGCTGCGGGTGGAGCGGCTGCGGGATCCGGCGCGGCGGCCGCTGGTCGTGGTGGTGACCGACGGGCGCGCGACCGGCGGGCCGGAGCCGGTCGCGCTGGCCGGGCGGGCGGCGCGGCTGTTCGCGGCGGAGGGGGTCGCCTCGGTGGTCGTGGACTGCGAGTCCGGGCCCGTACGGCTGGGCCTGGCCGGGCAGTTGGCCGGTGAGCTGGGCGGCGCGGCGGTGACGTTGGACGGGTTGCGGGCGGATTCGATCGCCGGGCTGGTCAGGGAAGTTCAGGGCGACAGGAGGGCCGCGTAATGCCGCAGGGACAGCCGAGTGTGGTGCCGGACGACGGTCTGACGACGCGCCAGCGGCGCAACCGCCCGCTGGTCGTGGTGCACACGGGCGTCGGCAAGGGCAAGTCGACGGCCGCGTTCGGGCTGGCGCTCAGGGCGTGGAACCAGGGGTGGCCGGTCGGGGTGTTCCAGTTCGTCAAGTCGGCGAAGTGGAAGGTCGGCGAGGAGCGGGCGCTGCGGGTGCTCGGCGACTCGGGCGAGGGCGGCAGCGTCGCCTGGCACAAGATGGGCGAGGGCTGGTCCTGGGTGCAGCGGGACGCCCAGATGGACAACGAGGAGAAGGCCCGCGAGGGCTGGGAGCAGGTCAAGCGGGACCTGGCGGCCGAGACGTACCGGCTGTACGTGCTGGACGAGTTCGCGTACCCGATGCACTGGGGGTGGGTGGACACCGACGAGGTGGTCGAGGTGCTGCGCGGCCGGCCCGGGACCCAGCATGTGGTGATCACCGGGCGGAACGCGCCGGAGAAGCTGGTGGACCTCGCGGACCTGGTGACCGACATGTCGAAGGTCAAGCACCCCATGGACGTGGGGCAGAAGGGCCAGAAGGGCATCGAGTGGTGATGTCGTCGGTGCCTCGGCTGGTCATCGCCGCGCCGTCCTCCGGCAGTGGCAAGACCACCGTCGCCACGGGGCTGATGGCCGCGTTCACCGCGCGGGGGCTCGCCGTGTCCCCGCACAAGGTGGGGCCGGACTACATCGACCCCGGCTATCACGCGCTGGCCACGGGGCGGGCGGGGCGGAACCTGGACGCCTACCTGTGCGGTCCCGAGCTGGTCGCCCCGCTGTTCCTGCACGGGGCGCGGGGGTGCGACCTCGCCGTGGTCGAGGGCGTGATGGGACTGTACGACGGGGCGGCGGGCGAGGGGGAGCTGGCGTCGACGGCCCATGTCGCCAAGCTGCTGCGGGCGCCGGTGGTCCTGGTCGTGGACGCGTCGTCGCAGTCGCGGTCGGTGGCGGCGCTGGTGCACGGGTTCGCGTCGTGGGATCCGGAGGTACGGGTCGGGGGCGTGATCCTGAACAAGGTGGGGTCGGACCGGCACGAGGAGCTGCTGCGGGAGGCGCTGGATTCCTCCGGGGTGCCGGTGCTGGGCGCCTTGCGGCGGGCGCCGCAGGTGGACACACCTTCTCGGCACCTCGGGCTGGTCCCTGTCGCCGAGCGGCACGGTGCCGCTGTCGACTCCGTCGAGGCGATGGCCGCGCAGGTGGCCCGTGGGTGTGAC includes the following:
- the cobO gene encoding cob(I)yrinic acid a,c-diamide adenosyltransferase, which produces MPQGQPSVVPDDGLTTRQRRNRPLVVVHTGVGKGKSTAAFGLALRAWNQGWPVGVFQFVKSAKWKVGEERALRVLGDSGEGGSVAWHKMGEGWSWVQRDAQMDNEEKAREGWEQVKRDLAAETYRLYVLDEFAYPMHWGWVDTDEVVEVLRGRPGTQHVVITGRNAPEKLVDLADLVTDMSKVKHPMDVGQKGQKGIEW
- a CDS encoding putative cobaltochelatase, yielding MTTPFPFTAVVGQDDLRLALLLNAVSPAVGGVLVRGEKGTAKSTAVRALSALLPEVDVVSGCRFSCDPASPDPGCPDGPHESGASGPRPARMVELPVGASEDRLVGALDIERALAEGVKAFEPGLLADAHRGILYVDEVNLLHDHLVDLLLDAAAMGASYVEREGVSVRHAARFLLVGTMNPEEGELRPQLLDRFGLTVEVAASREPDQRVEVVRRRLAYDDDPAGFAARWADEEAAVRQRIVAARELLPTVRLGDGALRQIAATCAAFEVDGMRADIVMARTATALAAWAGRTDVLAEDVRQAALLALPHRRRRNPFDAPGLDEDKLDETLEEFSGNGDGNGEGDDDPDPGPDGPGGGGGQPAPDEGPQGGDTGAQPEAGEGGEPQATGASEQSPARACEPFRAKVLSVPGIGEGAAGRRSRARTEHGRTTGARRPQGALTKLHLAATVQAAAPHQRARGRSGPGLVVRRDDLRQATREGREGNLVLFVVDASGSMAARQRMSAVKGAVLSLLLDAYQRRDKVGLVTFRGSAADVALPPTSSVDAAAARLESLPTGGRTPLAAGLLRAHEVLRVERLRDPARRPLVVVVTDGRATGGPEPVALAGRAARLFAAEGVASVVVDCESGPVRLGLAGQLAGELGGAAVTLDGLRADSIAGLVREVQGDRRAA